A stretch of DNA from Lycium ferocissimum isolate CSIRO_LF1 chromosome 4, AGI_CSIRO_Lferr_CH_V1, whole genome shotgun sequence:
TAATTccactaaaaaggaaaggaaggaagaaagaaatgagaaaaaagagcTTGGATATGGAATCACTGGTTTCTCAAGAACTTGAAGTCATCTACTAAataattttgaaacaaaaaaaaaaaaatcatactccctccatcctagactctctttcctttttggttagTCCATAAATGAacgacacctttctatatttagcaataatataacttaaaacttcccattttacccttaatgggATGAttctagccacacaaatatttatggcttattttggaccacaagttttaaaagtgttcctttcattcttaaactccgtgactagtcaaacaccttcacataaattggaatagaGGGAGTATACAAATAAAACTAGCCAGAGCAAATTTTGTTCATTCATAGATATTTTGAAGGTTGAACAACATTGTAAAATACAAACTGCGGCAaaaagttctgccttacatGATTGGAGTATGATCACTCCTCCTTCAAGCTCATGGAAGTGGCGACGAGCATGATGACCACTGTAGCACTTCTGCACCTCGAGATTGCCTTGCATAACTTGTTTCCTGACATCCTCCAGCACAGCAATCTACAAGTCGCCATGATAGAAGTTCAGAAAATCGATACACCAggaaattcattcttttgtaacatgcacaaccattgtCTCACTAGAAGTCCAAATTAGCCATACTTATCATaggaaaattatttatttttacaacCGTGGTGTCGGgccagcttgcgcgcacctcaactaattccacgggatacctGCCACCTGCCACCAACAATAGGTAccggtaactctgtccaccaaggctaggaCAGATGGAACAAATCACTTAGTGTTTTCATCTTCGCTGGATTTGAACccgagacctcatggttctcctcccacttcattgaccactaggccacacccttgggtaaTTATTAgcatatttttcttcatttctcattattctaatATCATGGGACTAATTGCAGAAatgttttgaagtcaaatgTGCTTCTTAAATCTGAGATTCTCTTCACGATGTAACTAAATCTTAAGAGACATTACAATTTTTATTtgcttatatatttatgattaaATAAGCTACAAGGGTGCATCTGTGTAAATGATATATGGCAATCAATTCGTAAAGAAAGAAATCATAGGTACACTTAAGAAACTAAGAAAAACCAACAAACATACCTGTCCTGCCCGGAAATATAACTTTGTATACCCAACTTGGTACATTTCGGGAAGGATATCAAACTGCCGCAGAATGGAAACTGACATGCTTAATGGATCTTTGCATTCATGGTCTTCTGGAAGAAGGACGCTGTACCTATATAAGCACATTTGTATAAGTCACAAAGCATTCAAAAGAGAAACTTAGCAGCAAAGCGAGAAGCACATATTTCACCTTTTACAGAATTCTTGATGTGTCATCCTAGTAGGATACCCGGACCTAGAGATCCTAACAACCTCAAGAAGACCGTAGCTTCTGAGCTGCTCAAAGACGAGATCATTATTGTACATGCCAGGAACCTGCTTATTGTTCGGTTTTATGCAACAAATGAAGTGTGGCACAGTACTTTCCAACTGCTGCATCAATTTGAACATCTGATCCTGCAAGATTTTGATAAAGGCAACATTGACTATTTTCCATAGCATCATAAAACAAATGGTTATTTTCTCAAATATTAGTGTGTGTTCGGCagggaggaaaacattttccacgaaatttccaattttcccatgttcggttggtcaaaacttttggaaaacattttctctaggaagacaagttccttaaaaatgaggaaatgaCTTCCCTACTGGAAATAGtgaaaacaagttccacaaaTGGTACTCCACATTGATtgtgtcccccccccccccccaaccaaaCCCCGCAGCACACATCATCTTCACCCCCACCCCTACCTCCTGTAGcatttgtctagattatatacaaatacttttaggataatatttttcacttacgTACTGAACCCAAAACATAAGTAAGACATCTACTTATTTTTCCTGGAAAACATTTTATAAAAAACTTTTACCACCATGCTAAGTTTTataagaaattaagaaaatgagATAACTACCTTAAATTTAGTAGCAACTGTTTGCCTCTGAAAGTCTGACATCTCAATATGGATTGATGGACTTGCTGTTTTCTTGGACTGATTAGCAAAAGAGGAGGCAAACAACTTGGGTAAGTCTTCACTGCTTGATGAGAGTAGTTGAATAATGTCAGAATGCACTGTATCTCTATTCTTCTCCAAGAAGCCACTTGTGTCATAGATAACCTAAAAGATAAAACAACTTTACATTGGTCAAAACAGAAAAATCAAATCGAGTGACAATATCAGAGATATTTGAAAGAAGCTTATTGATCTTTATTTGTTGAAACATCAATTATCGTCCTTGAGCAGGTTCTAATGTATTAGATACCAAACCTTATAATTGTTTCACAAGAGTCTCAGTTCAAGCAAGGAATTACCACCTCACGACTACAGAGATATCATACGGCACAAGTTATGACGCCAAAAAGGATACATGTCTGAAAGAAACTGACCTCTCGAGCATAATGGCGAATGCCAAATTCTTCTTTATCTCCTCTGAAGCAAGGGTTAGCTTTCAGGTTCTGCTTAAGCTTATCGGCAAAGGTCAAGTCAGTCGCTTTATGAAAATTTGATTCTTCATCCAATAAAGATATTATCCCAACGGGTTTCTGCAAAAGGCGTCATTAAAATCCATAGATCAAGACACGATATATTATGAGAAACTTGTCTACGGAATATGTTAGCATTTTCAGAGCTTCACTGCCGAGAAGTAGTTCAATATGGGAATACCGGGGGGAGGGGAATATGAGAAAGAACCTACAggagaaaacaaaacaagatcATGTCTATGTTATGCTGAAGTACTGAAAGTGTAGTCTGAAGTGAAGAAATTTAGCACAGACGATGAACATTCTTGAATgcgaaatgagtggaagaaaagaaacaaaaggcAGAAATACCTTCTCAAAAAGATCCAAGCACTCTTGGTTATCTTGAAAATCTACTTTTGTCCAATCAATTCCATCCAATTCATATTCCTGAATTGCAATACATCGGTTTTGGTGTCAGTATCCAACATAAGCTGTAATAAATATCTACATGAGTCTGAATAAGCTCAGATATGCCACAAAAACAGAGAGAAATGTGTCGGACaatgatcctttttttttttaagttcctAAACTATGTGCTTAGACTTTTCGCTCCAGTTCTCATTTGACAAGGAAAAACCTTCACTCATTATAACCAGCTGATTCAAAGTCGGCAAAAAGCCTTGTTCTTTGTTTTCCTATTTATGTTCAAAGAAGTGAGTAGCTGAAAGGAATGAAGAAATAAGAACATTATCCCAAAAGAAAATGCATGAAGAAACAAGAAGTCAGTAACTACAAAAGCATGCTGATGTGCTTACTTCTTGCTCAAGTTTGAACAGATGTCGGTTAAAATGCTGCTGGAGCCTCTCATTTCCATAGTTTATGCAAAATTGTTCAAAGCTATTTCTCTGGAAAGGAAAAATGGCAAGTGGGACAACAGATATACTTTTATGTTTTACAATAGTAACATCTTGAAAATCAGTTTACCTCAAATGATTCAAAACCATAAATATCTAAGATATTTATGATTCTACCAGTCTTCTCTTCACCCATTGCAAgagatttattaattttatccACTATCCAGTCAAACAGGTTTGCATAGATGAACTTGGCCAATGCATCTCTTGTATCAGTTGCCTGAATCAGAGTTAAAACCATCCCACCATTATGGTCTTAAGAGAAATGTAAGAGCGCCAAATTCATAATTCGCAAAAATAACGAACTTGATGGAGAAAATGACAACGGTCCCTTATGTTTGACATTAGgttaaaatagtcccttaagtatgcacttaacatTTTTGGTCCTTTAGGTTtgccaaaagttaacacttttagtctccgtCAAATATTTACCGAACATTGTTGACGGGAACtatgaaaaaaaggaaagtagCAGGAACTCAGATAATGAGGTACAATTTTTGTAGTTTCTgctattttaaatttatttgtaAAGTCTGGTGTAGGACGAGCTTTTTGGAGGTAGGCTTAAGTTTCCGatgggttgtttaatgtcattttctaAGATGCCGgaagaatggaggtggagtacaaTGATTTTACAAGAACAAGGGAGATATTCAAAGCCGAACAACTATAGCGGTATCAAGTCGCTaagtcacactatgaaagtgtggcaAAGGGTGGTGGAAATGAGGGTAGAGAGGTGTGTCATTTCGGAGAACCAGTTTGGATTCATTCGACTCTAAGCCATTAATATTGTAAGGAGACTTGGAGAAAGAAATAGGGAGCGGAAGACTTGCACGGTATTCATTAACCTAGAAAACACGACAAAGTGCCAAGAGAGGTAAAGGAGACCAAAGGTGTTCtgtacattagagcgataaagGACACAAGACCGGGGTAAGGACGTTTTGGGAGGGACCATGGGGTTTTGTTCTTTTCGCCTTGGTGATGGAGAATTGACGCGACAAAAacaaggtgaggtgccttggtgtatgttgttcgcggatgacatagagattgacgagactcgcaaACGGAGTTAACGATAAGCTATATAACTGGAGTCTAAAGTTAACTTACCTGTTGCATGGTTAGTaaaggaagtgaggcttggtacctcgtgccattcaaaagaaaggaaccTTATCAAAAGATGGGGATATAGACGACGATGTTTCACGTCTTGCATTCTCCTGGTTGATAAAgttgccaccaaaacttaaaggcatctacaaagtggtggttagagcTTTATTGGCAGTGTTGGCTAGTCAAGAAATTTCACGTTcaagatgaaagtcgcggaaatAGCAGCATTAGGAATGAATATCCGAGACGGCTGCGGTGGAATAGCAGATATAGTGAAATACCGTAATGCTAGAGTCTCAGTTGAGAGGTACCACTTCACGGACGATTTAGGGAGAGGTAAAGTTCTGACGCCAAGAAGGATAGGTTCTAAGGGATTAGATAAGCATAGTGAatagaaggctaggtggcttatCCTTTCACCATAGTAACATTTATAAAACTGTATCTTATAGGAAAATTTGATTATCCACATTTGGGCATGATTTCTCGCATTTGTtattcttattttcatatgCATCCGAGAGATCTTTCAAGCCTCTACCTTTCAAGGCGGGGGTTAGAGTACATAACCTAGAATGTGGGAacacttgttgttgttgttgttgtcgtctgATGCagctttttgaggtgtaatttctgctatttcttttatatctttttagTGTCTAGTGTAGTTTTTTATGTTGCATATTTCAGAATTTGATGAGACTTTCATGGTGATAACTTtcggcaaacttaaaggaccaaaattgtTAAGTGCAcacataagggaccatttttgttattttctgtACTTGGTACAGATTATGGCAAAGATGAAAATGTCAATGAGAGAAACTGTAGGATAACCTATATAACTAAGTAACTTACCTGTTGCATGGTTAAACTCTTGACAACCTTATCCTTGCCAACTTGCATTCTCCTGGTTGATAAAGCGAGCATGAGGTCATTGGCACTACAGCCCATCAAGCTAGCAGCATTTATAACGGCTGCAATACCAGATATAGTGAAATACCAAATAGGTTAGTTTTAGTGCCTCCAGATAAGCATAgtgaataaacatataaaaCTGTATCAGGAAACTACCACATTTGAGCATATCAGAATCCTCTCATGCAAAGAGATGCAAGAATCTAAATAGTCATAACTAGAAGAACACtaagaaaaaggggaaagaaatgaattttaTCTTGAGAAAGCAGAAGATTTTCCCATAAAGCCTAAAAATAAGAGGTTTTATGACATTATAACGTGCTCAGGGAAGAGTGAAAAAGAAACTATAATAGAACCTCAAATGTTCAGAGAAAATGACGATTACGAAAGATTAAATTTGCAGTCAATAAAACAAGTCCAGATTTTTATAAACTAAGAAGTCTAGGCTGCAACAGACTACTAAGAATAGGACCAGAGATCAATAATGACACAAGTACGCATAAATATCAAATatgctactccctccgtctctaTTTATGTGAcacccttttctttttagtcagtccGAAACAGAATGACACCTTTCTACATTTAGTAATAACTTaactttaaccttccaattttacccttcatgagatgatttatggccacacaaatacatatggcttattttagaccacaagtttcaacaGTTTCTTTcgttcttaaactttgtgcccagTCAAAGACCATCACATAAGTTGGGACGGAGGGGGTATTATTTATTTCTAAGAGAGAAGAATACAAGAGGAGCAAGAGGAGAAAAACTGCACTTCACAAAAATAGCTCACCTTCACTTTGCACAACTTCAACATTGTTTCCATTGCCATTAGCTTGGAACGTTATGTTACCCAGCCATAGAACTGCAGCTACCATCTGAAAAGCATGCTCTTGGTCTCTTTCAGGAATCCCCACCGTGTTCAGGGCTTTCTGAAAAGGGAGAACATGAAAGGAATTAACAACAAACAGATCCAACatgcaaaagaaataaaatctaaTTAACCATAAATGTGATCACATAAGCTCACCACAAGCACATGAAACTTCTTTGCATCATCAACATCATGGATCACCAAGGAATCAGTCTGGTAGAGAAAGTTGTACTCTGAAGCACCTTTCAGCTTAAGTTTATCTGAAAAAAGAATCACATAAATGTTCTGAATGGTAAGGTACAAAATCGTCCAAGGACTTCTTCATTTAACACCCATCTTCCCTCTTAAAAAAGAGACCCGAAAACAAAAATTATCCAGAGTTGTAGACTATTCAAACACACATCTCGCCAAGAAACCCTGTGGTCCTACTTCCGTAATAGTCGAAAGCCAAAGAAGTTGAATGTCTATTATCTTGTCCCTAGATAGTGtttctttaacaaaaaaaaaaaaaaacgatatAGTAGGCGCCATAAAGATAACCATCAAACAAAAGTTCAACTAATGTTTTTtgataaaggaaaaaaatcgATATAGTAGACGacataaagaaaaaattatagCTCCAATATTACCTTTAGAATAGGAGTAATTTCTGctctaaaaaaaatatgaagagaaaCATCTCACAAGCTGTAAAATGCAACACTAACAATAGAAGCTGGTTCATGGCTTGaaaatgtttataaagtaaTATAGAGAAATTACTGAAAATACATATCCCACTGAGACAACTACAATGTGGAGCCAACAACTACAATAAGTAACAAAAAGAGATTACAATGAAAGGTTCAATATCTGAATCCAAACCTCTCAAAGCAGAAGGAGCCCCAGCACATAGCTGGTAAAAGATATGGTAAGACCTCTCTCCACAAGCCAGTTGAACCACTCTTGACTGCCCAAATAAGACGTGTTTCAAGAGATTTAGCTCCGATGAACAGATACAAATTTAACAAGAAAATACAAGGAAGAATACAGAAGAAAAATGCCCACCTTTTCAAGAAGAACTACCCATTATTTTAGCATCGATATATCAGACATGCACAAAGATTTGTAAAAGTAAGTAATGGGACCAAAAACAATATTACGAGACAATTTTAATAAGTTGATACCAAAACAATGCTAACAAAACACGCATTTTCTAAGGAAATTCATCTCAATAAACATCCTTACATGTTTGTACATTAGCACCACAAATTCTTCCCTCTACACTAAAATAAATTTCAGTCAACTTTCCCTGCAATCCATCACAGCATCTGTTAGTCCAAGTGCAAATAAAAGCTACTCTATTTATACTCCCTCTCAAAaatagagaaagaaaaggaaaagaagcagATAAAGAGACTGACAAATCGACTGGAGTTGTTAGTCCTGAGGGTTTTGGCATTCCCAAAAGCCTCCAATATGCAACTTGTCTGCAGCAGCTCACTTTCTATCTGATTGTTGCCTCCACTAATCATAGTCAAGTAACCAATTGCAAATTTTGCTGTTTCCGTCTTCCCAGATCCACTTTCCCCACTACATGATATGAAGAGAACTTAGTTGTTTGTCAATACAAGCATTACGCTTACCTattaggacccgtttggccatgagaattattcacttttttccggaataatttttcactttatttcaaaatcagtGTTTAGTTATAAAATTTCCAAATCCACCTTGGAGTTGGATTCTAAATTTGGAAAATTGCTCCAAACCTGTTTTTCCGACTCCATATATTCCAAATAAAAtgctctcttctctcctttgcaaaaagtataactaaacacaactccaacttcataaattccaaataaagtgaaaaatatttggaatctaTCACCAAACGCCTACTAACAATGAGACACTTTAACTGACCTTATGATGATGGATTGATTTATTTCATCTGCAAGATACACAGGAAAAGCAACAAAATAAGGATTGAATGGTTCCATCTAAAATTTTCAGAGACCAGAAATGAACTTTGGTATTATAAAGACCTTCCATCATTTGACTGTAGGCAGTTTCAGCAATAGAATAAATGTGAGGATTATCCAACAGTTTCTGCCTGTAAGCTGTAACAAGTTCGTTCCCACATAATTCGGTCTCTTTGAACGGATTGACTGCTATTAGAACAGGCCCTGCCTTAGTCTGTAAGCATGGGGGACAGTAAACATCAAAATGAAGGTATGAAGTTTTACATCTGATGAAACAATGAGCTGTCTAAGAgtacatacatatattctaTCCTGAGCGTATCTCTGTTGGAGGTTGTGAACAGCTGATGGCTCATTAAGATAACAAAGTTGTATGAGATCATCCACGCGCTGAAGAATATCTGGATTTGCAGGTAAAAGCTCTCCAACGGGCACTGCCACAACCTATAGGTCTGTACACATGCACCCTTTTAAAGTCTAAGTACACATGCACccttttaatttaattctttTATGTTTCAGTATTCATCATGTGAATAGCCAGAACATATAAACTCACACTGCCATCAGAAAGCAATACTGAAGCTTTGTCTCCAGAAGTTGATTGCACTTGTCCTGGTTCCCACTGTCTACTTTTCAGACGGCACCAAACACGAAGCTTCTGAAATACATTAATATAACTACTCATTAATAACACTAAGAAATTGTCTCAAAAGCTATATCACAACAGGTAAAATCTATGATATCTTCCGGCCGAAAACAAACCAAACACAATTTGACAAACAATGAGAGTTCAAAGTAGATGCACAATTTTTTCTTACCAGCTCGCCATTTAgttaaaaaaagttaattttccAAACGTACTCAAAGACTTACAGGTAAACTGCAGTAAGCTCAAGAAACACAAGAGCTTAAAGATATTTCAAAAGACGTTGACAAACTCGAGCAGATGTACTGTGCATTATAAAACCAAACAAGAAGTTACTCGACCTCAACCTTACATTTCGAGTTCTCCTAAATCCTAGACACTCAACCTTGTTGGGATAAGCTATATGAATCATCAACAACTCTCTCACATTGAGAGTTCCAACCCTAGATAAAACTAGTCAATAAACGACAGTAGCGGCTCCCCATGCCAAAAGATAATTTCTAactctaaggggtcgtttggtagggtgTATTAGGTAGTATAATCCTGGTATAAAATTTTAGAACAATGTTTGGTTGCAACTCACCTATATACCACTAATACCAGTATTACTAATACACTGCATtcagtaatatttttttacatagCAAACCATGGCATTAACAATACCAGTACTATCCTTATACTTATACACCCTATTCATTACTATTCTTGATAATGCaatgcatgttatttttaataGAACAAACCAAAAAGTCAATAAGAAATAATGCCAACATAACTAATCCCAGCAAAACTTGTCTtcgaaccaaacgaccccttaaggATTGTCTAGTATCTTAAGTCCCACTACCCTCAATCAGAAATCCACCATTCTATCAAAGCATCAACACAAGCAGACTAAGCATACAACAAAGCTGAACATAACACAATTTCTATAGTAGACTGAGCACACAACAAAGCTGAACATAACACAATTTCTATAGCAAATTTCCTTTTACCTTCTCAATAAAATAACTGATATTGTCAtcccactcatcctcccgaaaCTTTGGAAGCGAATAAGGAAACCTGTTATCAATCTTGACACCATCTTTTTCCCAAAATCTCTGTCTACATCCCTTTTCAAATGTTGAATTAACATATGGTGACTCACTACTAGAATCCATAATCTCTTTACCCTTTTTGACTCCAAACACATTTCCTTTAACTACTTCTCTTTTACCATTGTCCATTTCAATGTCCCGTTTTTCGGGGGTATTGGGCATTGTTCTTTTTGGAGAAGGAGGTCTAGTTCTTGAAGCTAACTTGGGACGGGAAGGTAATGCCGGTGGGCAATCTTTAGGCTTTTCATTTTCATCCCTTTGCTTGAGGGACTCAAGCATTTCTTCTAAAGAActaagagttcttgaaggtgCTGAAACAGACAACATTTCTGGTTTccaaaaatggataaaaaaaaattctttctttttttagaaACTTTCCGTTGTAAAATGTAGTTTCATTCAACCCCACAATCCTAAGAAAATTTCAGAATTCAACACATGTTCAAGATTTCTATGTGGGGTTCCAACAAATTTCAACCTGAAAATTCCAAtcaaaaatatggaaaaaaaaaaaagtttctatTTTTAGAAATTTTATGCTGTAAAATGTAGTTTCAATCAAATCTGAACAACCCCACAATcttaaaaacccttttttagATTTCAAAAATCAATACATGTTCAAGATTCTTACGTGGGGTTCTTGAACATGAACATCAAattccaattaaaaaaaaaaaaaaaaaggtgcaatAAAACCTCGGATTCCTCGAAATTATGTTTGATTTCAGCTAAGAAAAAATGACAGATAGAGCTTGTGTTTCTTCCTCAAGTGAAATGAATATTGtgggaaatgaaagttttggaaagctaaaaattaaaaaaaaaaaatttaagaacaaGGTGATATATAGACAAATGGTTTATTGTAAATTTTTCACGTATTACGAGGTTGAAACATGTGCTAATTAAGGTTAAAGATAGAGGATTAAGGAACAAACATatggagaaaacaagaaaaaaaaaatggaggagaagaagaaagaaaatgagaaatgtttattcagaagaaagaaaaaaagatgtgTGCGCATGTTATGCGTTAGTTTATTGTTTTCACgacaaaacagaaaaaaaaaaactagaaataaaaaatactctgcgccaaaaagattatcctccttttctttttaatttatcccaaaaagattatcacttttttatatttaaaaataatttaactttataagtacttattttttcaataagtacttattttaaaaaaaagtgaggtgtttggccaagtttttggaagaaaataagtgcttttgggaGTATCGTGAAGCTTTTtcgaagctaaaaaaaatagcttttacccaaaagcacttttttgaaaagtacttttaagaaaaatacacataaaagcactttttaaaagcttggtcaaacactaattactgctcaaaagtattttttaaattaattggccaaacacaaaccgcccttttagccaaaaaatacttttttgaaaagattttgaaaaaagtactttttaaaaaaatgttcgTTTTTAGAAAGCAACAAACAGCTATTACACTcatacaaatatctaaggcttgttttggaccacacatttcaaaagccttcctttatttcttaaattttgtgtcaagtcaaaagaggacaatctttttgggacggagggagtaatttttatTTCTAGTTATTATTTCCTCCGACACAAATTATTTGTATGATTTCTAAAaatagttatctcaaattattgtGGTTTTTAAAGCTCAAGACAGAATTAATCCCTTTAGTAATTAGGGCTCATTTGGTTGGAGAACAAGTTATCGCAAAATTAACTATTCCGGGGTTAGTTATCCCAGAATTATTATCCAATTTTCAATGTGGGGTAAAAATAACCACTACAATCCCAGAATTTGTTATCCTGAGATTTTGTCCCAAGCAAACATGAGATAAACTCATCCAATATTTAATTCAGAGATTAATTATCTCTTATCCCTCTTACCAAACGAGCCATTATTGTCTTGAAGACTACAAACACCTCAATTAAGGGGATGTTATGATTGTTCAAGTAtctgtgaagggtaaaatagttaAAATCTCTCATAATTAATGTTTCATAAGGACATGTAAAAGAGAACCACAGCAGATAACTTGAATCGGAGAGAgtattaaattatgattttgatttttattgtaTATGATTAAGAATATATGGCTTTCAACTATATATGACGTGcacttttgatttttaagtTCGTGAAGTTTTATAgctttaatgaattattaattGCTAAATTATGTGATTACTCATCTGTTATATTAAATTTGTAATGTTACTTCATATTTTTaagataattaataataaaatataagatATTTCTTATATAAGGATcgaaaatacatattttagttAAATAGCTTAGTGAAATATCACCAGTAGCAAAGTTAGAATTCATCAATTGAGAACAAAAATGTTATTATTTCTTTCTTGATAGTTACCATCAAATTTATGTTGAGTGATAAGTattaattcttttatttttaataaacgaTTTCGAGTTTAACCTCCAAAATAGGTCAAATAAGTATtatctccgtcccaatttatatgaaagTTAACCTATTTGAAGAGTCAAAcagctttttttttctcaaatctcACAGATTCTTTTTATATTCTATaaacattttttatatatttgacaactacataaaaaacactataaatatacaaaattaataattcacaAGATATGAAAAGAGTTAGACTACTCATAATCAAAGAAAGAG
This window harbors:
- the LOC132053235 gene encoding myosin-2-like isoform X2 encodes the protein MLSVSAPSRTLSSLEEMLESLKQRDENEKPKDCPPALPSRPKLASRTRPPSPKRTMPNTPEKRDIEMDNGKREVVKGNVFGVKKGKEIMDSSSESPYVNSTFEKGCRQRFWEKDGVKIDNRFPYSLPKFREDEWDDNISYFIEKKLRVWCRLKSRQWEPGQVQSTSGDKASVLLSDGSVVAVPVGELLPANPDILQRVDDLIQLCYLNEPSAVHNLQQRYAQDRIYTKAGPVLIAVNPFKETELCGNELVTAYRQKLLDNPHIYSIAETAYSQMMEDEINQSIIISGESGSGKTETAKFAIGYLTMISGGNNQIESELLQTSCILEAFGNAKTLRTNNSSRFGKLTEIYFSVEGRICGANVQTFLLEKSRVVQLACGERSYHIFYQLCAGAPSALRDKLKLKGASEYNFLYQTDSLVIHDVDDAKKFHVLVKALNTVGIPERDQEHAFQMVAAVLWLGNITFQANGNGNNVEVVQSEAVINAASLMGCSANDLMLALSTRRMQVGKDKVVKSLTMQQATDTRDALAKFIYANLFDWIVDKINKSLAMGEEKTGRIINILDIYGFESFERNSFEQFCINYGNERLQQHFNRHLFKLEQEEYELDGIDWTKVDFQDNQECLDLFEKKPVGIISLLDEESNFHKATDLTFADKLKQNLKANPCFRGDKEEFGIRHYAREVIYDTSGFLEKNRDTVHSDIIQLLSSSSEDLPKLFASSFANQSKKTASPSIHIEMSDFQRQTVATKFKDQMFKLMQQLESTVPHFICCIKPNNKQVPGMYNNDLVFEQLRSYGLLEVVRISRSGYPTRMTHQEFCKRYSVLLPEDHECKDPLSMSVSILRQFDILPEMYQVGYTKLYFRAGQIAVLEDVRKQVMQGNLEVQKCYSGHHARRHFHELEGGVIILQSFVRGEIARRQYKVSLESKRKVANKENDEQLLAVVQIQSAIRCWLAQRHLNQLQNLKKLNQDRKTSEVKVKPSRKTSEVKDLPVEILPSVVEDLERRVMVAEANLEEKEKENAALKEHVNQLESRWSDYEVRMRSMEEMWQKQMASLQASLAAAKKSLLVDNPAGHPGKLEGSPSPCGYESEETITSMGTRTPGGSTPIEYASSGNREINGGLCVVNYLNREFELRKQNFDDEAMAITQLKSEQLHSTNPAEDFRRLRHRFEEWKKDYKARLKETKAKVNKLGYSESEKTRRNWWGKKSKR
- the LOC132053235 gene encoding myosin-2-like isoform X4 gives rise to the protein MLSVSAPSRTLSSLEEMLESLKQRDENEKPKDCPPALPSRPKLASRTRPPSPKRTMPNTPEKRDIEMDNGKREVVKGNVFGVKKGKEIMDSSSESPYVNSTFEKGCRQRFWEKDGVKIDNRFPYSLPKFREDEWDDNISYFIEKKLRVWCRLKSRQWEPGQVQSTSGDKASVLLSDGSVVAVPVGELLPANPDILQRVDDLIQLCYLNEPSAVHNLQQRYAQDRIYTKAGPVLIAVNPFKETELCGNELVTAYRQKLLDNPHIYSIAETAYSQMMEDEINQSIIISGESGSGKTETAKFAIGYLTMISGGNNQIESELLQTSCILEAFGNAKTLRTNNSSRFGKLTEIYFSVEGRICGANVQTFLLEKSRVVQLACGERSYHIFYQLCAGAPSALRDKLKLKGASEYNFLYQTDSLVIHDVDDAKKFHVLVKALNTVGIPERDQEHAFQMVAAVLWLGNITFQANGNGNNVEVVQSEAVINAASLMGCSANDLMLALSTRRMQVGKDKVVKSLTMQQATDTRDALAKFIYANLFDWIVDKINKSLAMGEEKTGRIINILDIYGFESFERNSFEQFCINYGNERLQQHFNRHLFKLEQEEYELDGIDWTKVDFQDNQECLDLFEKKPVGIISLLDEESNFHKATDLTFADKLKQNLKANPCFRGDKEEFGIRHYAREVIYDTSGFLEKNRDTVHSDIIQLLSSSSEDLPKLFASSFANQSKKTASPSIHIEMSDFQRQTVATKFKDQMFKLMQQLESTVPHFICCIKPNNKQVPGMYNNDLVFEQLRSYGLLEVVRISRSGYPTRMTHQEFCKRYSVLLPEDHECKDPLSMSVSILRQFDILPEMYQVGYTKLYFRAGQIAVLEDVRKQVMQGNLEVQKCYSGHHARRHFHELEGGVIILQSFVRGEIARRQYKVSLESKRKVANKENDEQLLAVVQIQSAIRCWLAQRHLNQLQNLKKLNQDRKTSEVKVKPSRKTSEDLPVEILPSVVEDLERRVMVAEANLEEKEKENAALKEHVNQLESRWSDYEVRMRSMEEMWQKQMASLQASLAAAKKSLLVDNPAGHPGKLEGSPSPCGYESEETITSMGTRTPGGSTPIEYASSGNREINGGLCVVNYLNREFELRKQNFDDEAMAITQLKSEQLHSTNPAEDFRRLRHRFEEWKKDYKARLKETKAKVNKLGYSESEKTRRNWWGKKSKR